In one window of Paraflavitalea soli DNA:
- the galE gene encoding UDP-glucose 4-epimerase GalE, translated as MSKILVTGGCGYIGSHTIVDLVENGYEVISVDNNSRSTSRIFEGIEKITGKKIKNYKVDLCNFDDTFAIFQENEDITGIIHFAAFKAVGESVEQPLMYFENNLVSLINLLKCVQEFNIPHFVFSSSCTVYGNPDKIPVTETTPPKPAESPYGYTKQMGEQIINEFSKANAAQCVLLRYFNPVGAHPSIMIGELPIGKPANLVPAITQTAIGKLPLMQVYGDDYDTRDGSCVRDFIHVSDIAHAHTLAIQFLEQGKSTKRCEVFNLGSGNGFTVLEAIKTFEKVSGVHLNYVIGPRRPGDVIAIYANNDFAVKTLGWKLKYSLEDMLLTAWKWEQRLKTDEKFYQSKPADLN; from the coding sequence ATGAGCAAAATTCTTGTTACAGGCGGATGTGGCTATATCGGTTCGCATACCATTGTAGACCTGGTAGAAAACGGCTATGAGGTTATTTCAGTAGATAACAACTCCCGTTCCACCTCCCGTATTTTTGAAGGCATTGAAAAGATTACCGGCAAAAAGATCAAAAACTATAAAGTAGACCTTTGTAATTTTGATGACACCTTTGCCATTTTCCAGGAAAACGAAGACATTACCGGCATCATCCATTTTGCCGCCTTCAAAGCCGTAGGCGAATCCGTGGAGCAGCCCCTCATGTACTTTGAGAACAACCTGGTATCACTGATCAACCTGCTCAAATGCGTGCAGGAATTCAATATACCCCATTTTGTATTCTCTTCTTCCTGTACCGTATACGGCAATCCCGATAAGATCCCCGTTACCGAAACTACCCCACCCAAACCAGCTGAATCGCCCTACGGCTATACCAAGCAAATGGGTGAGCAGATCATCAATGAGTTTTCCAAAGCCAATGCCGCCCAGTGCGTGTTGTTGCGCTATTTTAACCCCGTAGGCGCTCACCCCTCTATCATGATCGGTGAACTGCCCATCGGCAAACCCGCCAACCTGGTACCAGCCATTACCCAAACAGCCATCGGCAAATTGCCCCTGATGCAGGTATATGGCGATGATTACGATACCCGCGATGGCTCCTGCGTACGCGACTTCATCCATGTAAGCGATATTGCACATGCCCACACCCTGGCCATACAATTCCTGGAACAGGGCAAAAGCACCAAGCGCTGTGAAGTATTCAACCTCGGTAGTGGCAATGGCTTCACCGTACTCGAAGCCATCAAGACCTTCGAAAAAGTAAGCGGGGTACACCTCAACTATGTGATCGGCCCCCGCCGTCCCGGTGATGTGATCGCCATTTATGCCAATAATGACTTTGCTGTAAAAACCCTGGGCTGGAAGCTAAAATATTCCCTGGAAGATATGTTGCTCACCGCCTGGAAATGGGAGCAGCGTCTCAAAACAGACGAAAAATTCTACCAGAGCAAACCTGCCGACCTGAATTAG
- a CDS encoding transketolase family protein, which translates to MLKEIQPTGQKDTRSGFGDGIAEAARKNSNIVALTADLAGSLKLNQFIKEFPERFIQCGIAEANMIGIAAGLTIGGKIPFTTTFANFSTGRVYDQIRQSVAYSGKNVKICASHAGLTLGEDGATHQILEDIGMMKMLPGMTVIVPCDYNQTKAATLAIADYQGPVYLRFGRPVWPIFTKVEDFVIGKAQVFSEGTDVSIFACGHMVWKAIEAGVILQEKGISVEVINIHTIKPLDTEAIIKSISKTKCAVTVEEHNILGGLGDSVAQVAARNLPIPIEYVGTNDTFGESGTPTQLLEKYGLSTPHIVEAAEKVMKRK; encoded by the coding sequence ATGCTGAAAGAGATACAGCCCACCGGGCAAAAAGATACCAGAAGTGGATTTGGCGATGGCATCGCAGAAGCGGCCCGCAAAAATTCAAATATCGTAGCATTAACAGCCGATCTCGCAGGTTCTTTAAAACTGAACCAGTTTATTAAAGAATTCCCCGAGCGCTTCATCCAGTGCGGCATTGCCGAAGCCAATATGATCGGTATCGCAGCCGGCTTGACTATTGGCGGCAAAATTCCTTTCACCACTACTTTTGCCAACTTCTCTACCGGCCGTGTGTACGACCAGATCCGTCAGTCTGTAGCCTACTCCGGTAAAAATGTAAAAATATGCGCCTCCCATGCCGGTCTTACCCTCGGTGAAGATGGCGCTACTCACCAGATATTGGAAGATATCGGTATGATGAAAATGTTGCCCGGCATGACTGTGATCGTGCCTTGCGACTACAACCAAACCAAAGCAGCCACACTGGCTATTGCTGATTACCAGGGCCCTGTTTACCTCCGTTTTGGTCGCCCCGTATGGCCCATCTTTACCAAAGTAGAAGACTTTGTGATCGGTAAGGCACAGGTATTCTCCGAAGGTACCGATGTGTCTATCTTCGCCTGCGGCCACATGGTATGGAAAGCCATCGAAGCCGGCGTCATCCTCCAGGAAAAAGGCATCAGCGTGGAAGTCATCAACATCCACACCATTAAGCCCCTCGATACCGAAGCCATCATCAAGTCCATCAGCAAAACCAAATGTGCCGTTACCGTAGAGGAGCACAACATCCTGGGTGGCCTGGGCGATTCTGTGGCACAGGTAGCTGCCCGCAACCTGCCCATCCCTATTGAGTATGTAGGAACCAATGATACCTTTGGCGAAAGTGGTACACCCACCCAATTGCTGGAGAAATATGGCTTGTCTACCCCACATATCGTGGAAGCAGCCGAAAAAGTAATGAAGCGTAAATAA
- a CDS encoding tryptophan 2,3-dioxygenase, translating to MGQQDVHYSDYLQLDKILNAQLPESDKLQQPAHDEMLFIIIHQAYELWFKQLLYEVDSVSGIMKKPSVNDNSPELQTVVHRLSRMVSILKVLVSQIDIMETMTPMDFLDFRDMLRPASGFQSWQFKILEAKLGLKYQHRFGQQYYVSQLRQEQVDLIKQVESERSLIELLNDWLERMPFVDEVKDFWQNYRHTYVTSLASAEQENQAFFDGVFDDASANEERRLSPKACRSALFIMLYRGYPILQLPFQLLNNLLEIDEQLSTWRYRHMNMVHRIIGTRIGTGGSTGRDYLKGALDKHYIFAEIARLTSFLVERRKLPALNAELEGKLGFVHG from the coding sequence ACCGGCGCATGATGAAATGTTGTTCATCATTATTCACCAGGCCTATGAGCTTTGGTTCAAACAACTGTTGTATGAAGTGGATTCGGTGAGTGGTATCATGAAGAAACCTTCGGTGAATGATAACTCACCGGAGCTGCAAACGGTGGTACATCGCTTATCGCGCATGGTATCGATCCTCAAAGTACTGGTAAGCCAGATCGATATTATGGAAACGATGACACCCATGGACTTCCTCGACTTCCGTGATATGCTGCGGCCTGCCTCGGGTTTTCAAAGCTGGCAGTTCAAGATCCTGGAAGCTAAGCTGGGGTTGAAATACCAGCATCGCTTTGGACAGCAATATTATGTTTCGCAGTTGCGGCAGGAGCAGGTAGACCTTATTAAACAGGTTGAGTCGGAAAGGTCTTTAATAGAATTGTTGAACGATTGGCTGGAAAGGATGCCCTTTGTAGATGAAGTGAAAGATTTCTGGCAAAACTATCGCCATACATATGTAACGAGTCTGGCCTCTGCCGAGCAGGAAAACCAGGCTTTTTTTGATGGGGTATTTGATGATGCTTCTGCCAATGAAGAAAGAAGGTTGAGCCCCAAAGCATGCCGGTCGGCTTTGTTCATTATGCTGTACCGTGGCTATCCCATTTTGCAACTTCCCTTTCAATTATTGAATAATCTGCTCGAGATCGATGAACAGCTGAGTACCTGGCGCTATCGCCACATGAATATGGTACACCGTATCATCGGCACCCGTATTGGTACGGGGGGCAGCACGGGCCGTGATTACCTCAAAGGGGCCTTGGATAAACACTACATCTTCGCGGAAATAGCCCGTCTTACCAGCTTCCTTGTAGAGCGTAGAAAGCTGCCTGCGCTGAACGCGGAGTTGGAAGGAAAGCTGGGCTTTGTGCACGGGTAG